The Microplitis demolitor isolate Queensland-Clemson2020A chromosome 8, iyMicDemo2.1a, whole genome shotgun sequence genome has a segment encoding these proteins:
- the LOC103571357 gene encoding spidroin-1, protein MKTFIVFACLAVATARAGIAHGGYHGQGYGGHGYGGHGGYGGGYGFAGHGGAGLSGGLAAGAGTAASLQGGASSLGSGGLGASYAAGAAAAAGAAGVQQIVSGGVTGGRSDIGPAEGPKANVGPQSGPSDLVGPQEGAKSVGGPRTGPASLVGPAAGPSTLVGPSQGTATLVGPSQATASLVGPSYGGVAFYAGAGGINGDDGSSGSAAAAAPGAGFGGGFGGFGGPGAIAVIGGGPGIHGAIGGHDAGVAVINGPSGAIHAGLGSHGAIIPAPIHGHGKWA, encoded by the exons ATGAAGACCTTT attgtGTTCGCCTGTTTGGCTGTGGCAACTGCCCGCGCCGGAATTGCCCACGGAGGTTACCACGGTCAAGGTTACGGTGGTCACGGATACGGTGGACACGGCGGATACGGTGGTGGATACGGATTCGCAGGACACGGTGGAGCCGGACTTAGCGGAGGTCTTGCCGCTGGTGCTGGAACCGCAGCCTCCCTTCAAGGAGGAGCATCCAGCTTGGGATCTGGTGGTCTTGGTGCCAGCTACGCTGCTGGTGCTGCTGCCGCTGCTGGTGCCGCAGGAGTTCAACAAATCGTATCTGGTGGAGTAACTGGTGGCAGGTCTGACATTGGACCCGCAGAAGGACCAAAAGCCAACGTTGGACCCCAAAGCGGCCCATCTGACCTCGTAGGACCCCAAGAAGGAGCTAAATCCGTAGGAGGACCACGTACTGGACCCGCCAGTCTTGTTGGACCCGCTGCTGGACCATCCACCCTTGTTGGACCATCCCAAGGAACTGCCACCCTTGTAGGACCATCCCAAGCTACTGCTTCCCTTGTTGGACCAAGCTACGGAGGTGTTGCATTCTACGCTGGTGCCGGTGGAATCAACGGTGACGACGGTAGCTCTGGctctgctgctgctgctgctccCGGTGCTGGATTCGGTGGTGGATTCGGTG GTTTCGGAGGTCCAGGTGCCATTGCCGTGATCGGTGGTGGTCCAGGAATCCACGGTGCCATCGGTGGACACGATGCCGGAGTTGCTGTGATCAACGGACCATCTGGAGCCATCCACGCTGGTCTTGGCTCCCACGGAGCTATCATCCCCGCCCCCATCCACGGCCACGGCAAGTGGGCTTAA